Within Helicoverpa zea isolate HzStark_Cry1AcR chromosome 17, ilHelZeax1.1, whole genome shotgun sequence, the genomic segment ATAGCCAGCGAAACACCCTAACGTTATTAAATATGATACTTAATTATTAGacatttttccaaaaacattACATATTTAGCAAAGCTAATGAAGTACTAGGCCAATGGTAGAATAGGTAATACAACTTCAATAGTCAAAAAAGCCTAGACAGTTTCTGTTACATACAACACTTCAAAATAAAGGATTTGACAAACTTCCCATCACTTCTTTTGAACTTTAAAGATGGaactatttacttacttattttcgTAACCCATCAAATGCATTTTAATtgattaaaacacaatttatcaTCCATACCGTCCTTGAAATAGTGCAACCACCCAAGTATTATCATTCTCACTTTTATCTATATTTCGAAACCTTGCAATCAGATCTGTCCCTTTATCTTAATTAGCAATCAAGCGCTTGATTCCCATGTGATCATTGACTCTATGGACAAAGACACCTCTATTCATCCTTCCCTAGGTTAATGAGCGGATAATGTTACTTAATACAATGTCAATGGTGCAAGCAGTGTCATCTTCGAGCTGCGTCTAGGGTATCCTGATAAAGAACGGCAAATAgatcattattttcattaagaCTTATCTTTAAATGTTTGTGAGGTTGTCAAGTTATACAAAGGTATACCATTTCTTTTTTAGACCTCATGACCTGATCCCGTTTTTCACACTCTGGTACTTACATAGTTGTGTTTTCCTGCCGGGTTTGttggattgttcgaaagagttatcgcggccccAGTAAACAAAGAGAGAAGTGACGAAGGTGAGTTTTAGTTTGTAAAAGTCTGTCACAACCTTCCGTAGTCCCGCTCCATCTAGGGACTGAGGGACcagagaggtcatttgatgatttgtcgtaaaaataaaaaggtaggTTGGGTCAGGTGTATTTTCATGGTAAAGAAAGTATAAAGTGGAAGTGATAGTAATATCTTATAATAAACTAATCTTTACTGTACCTAACTTCCTTAACATGAGTGAAACCACGTTCGAAAATGTAATAGCAAACCAGTGTAATCGCAACCAGTTGCTTGCACTCCTACTCGGACCAATTGCATTTGCATCGACTATTTGCTCACTGCGATCAATCTGCCTACATCTTCTTACAAGTGTGGCAAAACATTTTCGACAAAAATTTAAATCTAAATTCAAGCCGAAAACTGCCTGTGCCAGACCTAATGATACGGTGAGCTCGTTCTACGTGAACTGGATTGCCAATAATCAACAAAGTGTAGgatagctgtttgtaactataaTATCAAGACGATCAACACCTTAGCCtaccgtgaccatggatgctgtaaaggatcctaagcgtcgggattaaataatgttaatacaACAGCGATAAAATCTGTAAAAGTAGTTTCATTTAAATGTCTTATATACCTTAACCTTTACCTATACATTAACCTTTTCGACAAGTGTTAAATGTGATATCGAAAAGACAACTAGACTGCTTAGTGAGAATATTTCGATAAGGTTCGTTCGTAATGACGGCATTTGCCTACAAACACTTGCCATCGAGTTAGAATATGCAAATATTGGTGTCGTTAGTTTTATCAGAAACAAACATTACAAGGCTATCGATTTTTTGGAAAACATGACCACCAGGTTTATACAATTCTACTTGCAATACTTACCACTTTCAAAAAGTTAGTATGCATCCTCTTTATTGATAAACTGTGATAAAAACCTCTTTCAAAAATAACCTTCTTTCAATCACATCTTCGAAATACAACGTGGCTTTAAGGATCTCCCTCGTATCAAAGTCGGAACGGATCTCGATACGTCCGCTGAAATTGAATTTTAGAACCTCAACGCAAATACTGGAAATGGTACGTCGATACGAATGACAAACTTTTCGAAGAACATCGGTTTTAAGTACAGTTTCTAGGAAACGAGCCAAAATGAGTACGGACGATGGCAATTTTGTTTAAAGCTGTGTCTACGCTAGAAAagccgagcacgagcggagcacgagccgaacacaattcgtctagtgtggaccaacttacaagcctcttacgagcgcgctgcgagcatttcgttcgtgctcggctgcgttccgcctgttgtcggttttgcCCTTGTGACGCCCTTTAAAAAAGGGCTTGGTTGGTTGCAACAGCAGCGGCTACTGCAAAATTATTAAAGGCGGGtttacgctagacgaaccgagcacgagcgaagcacaagcggagccgttctcGGCTTCGTTGTTtgcggcgtcaagtgtggacgtacaacgatCACTTTTCTCGAACGTAGTTTTCCGCAGTGAGTTCGCGGCTCTTGGCGAATATGGACGATATAAAGGCGGGTCTATGCTTAATATCCGCCTTAATAAAATTTCGTAAACATCCATCAAGGGTGGGTTGCAACATcaaactataacgataaccaagcCGTAAGACGTAAAATCACCGATTCAACAAATTGATAGCAATTTGGTGATTGATTATGGTTTGTTTATCggtatagttacatggtgcacCCTACCCTTAGCTACTTACCTGTTATATCAGCCTTTAACGTCAGGGAGCACAATCAACCCAATATCGGTCGCTTAGTGAATATAATATAAAGGTCTCGATTCAATCAACTCTGTTGGTCCCTTTGCAACACTGGCCATTGATCCTCCCTTtatcgttttgttttatatttttatcgtgCTATTTTTAACTCAGATttgttaagtaattaattagtaCACAATAAAATGAGATCATCCTTCAAATTGCATATGATATACCTATCCTACAGGTTTTAATCTGAAGTGTTTTCTATATGTTGGAATAGATTATGATTCAAGTGTTGTGTCATGAAATTATTTAGAGAACTttactgtgtatttttttaaatgttttatttccatTCTTCCtgttaaagtaggtacctaatacgaAACTAAGTTGACGCCAGTTAGAGTGAAACGCCTACAAAATATCTCACGGCAAAACGCTCTATCaatgaagtcggttaaaaataaaggcAACACAACATGTGCAGTcgataataatacctacatacgtaATATTGCAAGAAACGATGCAGCCGGCCTTGATCTCAtttgatgaaattattttttctcattGCAATACCGAGTGACAAATGAAATTAGGCGCGACGGATTTGAGTCCTTTGCAAGGCTACTAACAATTGGGACGGAATTAAACATATGTTTGCATGATATAGGTACTGTAATATGTGATGAAATATTGTGTAGTTCGTTTAGAATCGTATTATTCATTAATACGATTAAGTACttgcttttgcccgcgactttcTTCCCTTGAAGTGAAGTTTGCCCCTTAGGGGTTTAAATTTCGCAAAAGCCGCAAGTGAGCGCCTACTTTATAATTCAAACTCTTTTCATGTCCtatcatcaaaaataaaattctgacAACCTTGAAACATAGTCAAAATACGTAAGTACGTACGTTTGGACATATTAAGCACTAAAAGTCTACATGTCTACTGGGTGCAGTGACATGTTTGGTCCATTAAGTTAGTTACACGCACCTGAGTGTTGAAACAGCAAATGGACCTACCCATTTGCTGTATACCTAACCTATACCTGCTTTGGAATCTAGTGGTGAGTACCTAACTGAGTCATTAGGCTTTCGTAGAGTTTAGTGTGGCCACACACTAATCTTGTTATGGATGGTTTCGGAACACCCACATAGGTaatttaactatttattattctttaaggGAAAACAAAACGGAAAACCATGTAGGTATAATGGTGATCAAAACCTATCATTAGTAAGATATTCCTGTGAATGGACTTCAAGTTACTTTTGGATGCAATTAACTATGTGCTTAGGAGCTGCAACACTTGGCGCGTACGGTCCATGGATAACCAACTACGTCATATCAAGTTCTTcgatgttttggatggcacggtGGGCCTCGGCTGTCGTAGTCAGAAGTCAACGCCTAGCAGTCTTACTGAAAGATATAATTGGGTTGAGGTCCTTGATACCTAGGTATTACTATCATTATTATCCGtgtaatttgaaaaattgtttttttctaaaataactaattatgttaCTTTACTACTTAGTTACTTGCTAGTCTCATAGTAATTAACCTATAGAAAACCCTCCTTGAAACGAACCCATTTGAAAACGTTGAAATCACCGATTAGTCGTTAATTTATCATTATGATTGAAGCACTGACTGCTAGGCAAACAACCAATAAAGGAATTGTTACTGATAGTGGATTTCCGTCAGAAGTCTTATCACTAAAAACAACTAAAATTAGTGAAAGTCATTAGAACATAATtgcattacatatttatttactagcttccacccgcggcttcacccgcgtagagttcggttatatcgcgtttccaagagaattcttcagaAGTACTTGATAAAAAcgatcctatgttctttctcaaggtcaatgcTATCTCtgtaatcattttaattaaaattagttcagtagtttcggcggACAAGTGGTTAAGGTACATATCTCAAGTGACAATGTACATTTACGAATGCGGATGAGAATCAatgttatttgtataaaaaatatacataggtataaattCTATATCTACCTTGTAACAGATTTGAGAGTATCTAATAGGCAATTAAATAAAGGAGAAGTGTCGAATTTGAATTGATTTCCGTGATTGATATCTATTTGAGAAATAGATAAACAATCTTGGTATGACCTTTTATTTCAGActcggtttaaaaataaaatgtggttAAAAGTCAatgtaaatagtaaaatatttaacgaTTACATAATCAATTGAAtctttagggattgttcacaccaaacgtattgtccgccgctgactgtgagtatactcacagtcggcctcagtgtgaacgtcgactcaatctgcagtacgcgtactcaccaagccgacaataggctatagcgtacgatgcgctacatgtgtgaacaaaagaatacgctcgtgtaggttcacactagatgcgtacgctgagcggccgactattctacacataaaagagctcagtatttgaagttgctcgtagtattttataaacgatctctgagatcactcgtggttcccatacgataaaactagtgtatttttaaaaaaaatcggacgtttactgatatttcaattaaatgatgcgcattcagatagttgccatttgcgaagctctagaggaagacgaaaataataaaaagaagagattgtgggtacatcccttaaatttgaagagatgttttcttggtcaatttcatactttatatttcgaatatagactttatccaaataagttcaagaaatattttcgtatgacagtaaaaacattcgatgagttactatctttaatacgtataagtttatataaaagggacactaattatcgacgtgctattcagccagaagaaagattgacaattactttaaggtaagaggaaaacaacttgtactgtaatcaacacttatttattataatcaaatcaatcacgtttaaacaattgcgaaaagaacaatgtcagacgtccatagtaacttaggctcaataaaaatatttcatgtacagtgaaaattcttacagtttcttgtgtagtttcccgctgatccccccaaaggattgttccccccaaaaaatcccccgtgggcagaaaatacccccaaatttggggggaatccccccaatctggcatcactgcgcggcggtgcggacgcggcggagcggcggtgcgtacgcggcggagcggcgctattcggcaactgcgtccgcgtagccaatccgcgtccgccgtgcatagtcgcgtagtaaaataatcggctactgagagtcagctacaacagacgacgtaacagcgtatagtcggttcggtgtgaacgacaatttcaatatatatggaaaagcaataaactgcgtaacgcgcgctcacagtcagcggcggacaatacgtttggtgtgaacgatgccagggattgttcacaccaaacgtattgtccgccgctgactgtgagtatactcacagtcggcctcagtgtgaacgtcgactcaatctgcagtacgcgtactcaccaagccgacaataggctatagcgtacgatgcgctacatgtgtgaacaaaagaatacgctcgtgtaggttcacactagatgcgtacgctgagcggccgactattctacacataaaagagctcagtatttgaagttgctcgtagtattttataaacgatctctgagatcactcgtggttcccatacgataaaactagtgtatttttaaaaaaaatcggacgtttactgatatttcaattaaatgatgcgcattcagatagttgccatttgcgaagctctagaggaagacgaaaataataaaaagaagagattgtgggtacatcccttaaatttgaagagatgttttcttggtcaatttcatactttatatttcgaatatagactttatccaaataagttcaagaaatattttcgtatgacagtaaaaacattcgatgagttactatctttaatacgtataagtttatataaaagggacactaattatcgacgtgctattcagccagaagaaagattgacaattactttaaggtaagaggaaaacaacttgtactgtaatcaacacttatttattataatcaaatcaatcacgtttaaacaattgcgaaaagaacaatgtcagacgtccatagtaacttaggctcaataaaaatatttcatgtacagtgaaaattcttacagtttcttgtgtagtttcccgctgatccccccaaaggattgttccccccaaaaaatcccccgtgggcagaaaatacccccaaatttggggggaatccccccaatctggcatcactgcgcggcggtgcggacgcggcggagcggcggtgcgtacgcggcggagcggcgctattcggcaactgcgtccgcgtagccaatccgcgtccgccgtgcatagtcgcgtagtaaaataatcggctactgagagtcagctacaacagacgacgtaacagcgtatagtcggttcggtgtgaacgacaatttcaatatatatggaaaagcaataaactgcgtaacgcgcgctcacagtcagcggcggacaatacgtttggtgtgaacgatgccTATTAGTAGACTTTAAGAAGTTAAATACGAGTACTAACATAAAGCGTATTACATCGTAAAAATTGGGATCAAATCGTAAAATTGGTACACTGAAAACTACTCTTCAGTAACAAGGAATAAGCTAGTGAGAATAAAACGCTACAAgatattattatactttttaacACGCCAGTCATGTAAGTCGTGTAAACCCCAAAGTAGAGTTATCTATATAATAGAAACTATCTGTATTCCGATGTAATCACTTCcagaacccggataaaaacaaaactatactAAATATGATGGGAAAAACCTGATAAAAGTTGAAGTGTGATGAAAACAGTGTCAATTTTGAAAATCGTGATTGacccaaaaaaaatcttatttaatataaaacaagaattattaaaatgtatgttttaatcTGGTGTCTAATTTATTtcacttcaataaaaaaaacttttcatttaaataatgataGCTCCGTTTTTATCAACTGGTTTTCGAAATCAGTATTCAATCTCCTTACGTAATACATACaatcaaaattacttttttcttaaaattgaaATTCGACGTCCAGCTTCAATAAAATGTTaagaatataacaataaatatttttctttacaataTGCTATTATGAGCAAACCTATTTTAAGTATAggtaccaaaatattaattgacaCATCCAATTTGCCCAAAGTAGTACGCAATAATTTCtgaattacttaattaaacacCGATacgatttttatattaaaaaaaaatattattcactacacagaaccgatttaaaaaaatcatggcTGGAACCATTCTTCTTAATTTAGAACACCTCCATtttataaaagtaggtacactcaTAGAATGACTAGttgaaaaatcttaaaaatctgCCAAATAGCTGTAAAAGACTTTCGTCTAGCAATGGTTATTGAATCATAAAAAGGTGAACAACCTCCCGTTAATGCCACTACCACGCTAACAATATCTAACTACACAAGTCAACACGTCTTAATGACTGCTATCAGTAATTTTACTACCAGCTTATCGGGtgtctaaaattaaatataataaatagtttaaaattagacGTTTTGACAAATAGTGTTTGCACAACCGTTAAGATTACTAATTTAGTGTTTAAGCTTGCAACTCGTTCAGCTATCGGAACAATGTTGGCCGATGCGTAACTCAAGGTACAAGATAAATGagctacatatttattaaaagtggTGTCGTCGACAGTGAGACCTGTGTTATCGTATCGGGCGAGATGCGAGCGACTCGTATGCGCCGACGCACTCTCATATCGCGCTTAATTTTACAACCTGACATTTACTGCTCAGGTTTTTGGAAACGACAGACAAATAAACTCGGATTAAACGTATAGTCACCTTCGGGTTCCTGTGCTGTACAGTGCAGTGTGTGATATAAGCAGTGAGCCACAGAACTTTTACTGACTCTCACTTTCCTGGCGCCAAGCGATCATGATCACGAGCACTGAAAACATAAGCAGTGTCAACGAGCTCACCAGATCAAACATACGTCTGACGGGCGCTCCACCACGGACGTCATGGAAGGAgcaatccaaaaaaatattaaaatacgtGAAGAATATTTTCCGCGAGACTACGGTGGAaccatgtttgtttatttacatgttGTGCACCGCGATATCTTCTCTAGCTGTCATGAACATGCACCTGGATAAAGCCTGTAGGGTGAACTTTGATTATGGATCTGATATTTGCGATCGCATCTCGAGAAGAAATACGACTGGACTCGATGAGGAAGACAAGGAAATTCAATCACTCGTCGCTGCAGTGGTGGCCTGGAAGTTCCCTCTTCAGACAGCAATACCTGCAGTAATGGTGCTATTTGTTGGAGCATGGAGCGATAAGTACAAAAAGCGAAAAATATGCATTCTGTTCCCATTTATTGGAgaaataatttgtaatataGGACTGTTGTTCGCTACGTACTTTTTTAAGGAATTATCACTGACAGCGACAGCTTTGATCGAAGCGTTGCCCGCGGCGTTCACCGGCgggtacattattatatttatgggAATGTTCAGTTTTATGACCGACCGAACTACGATAGAAAACAGGACTTTTAGACTGGGGCTCGTGACGATATGTGTGACGGCGGGGACACCGACCGGGACGGCTTTGAGTGGTATATTGTTGCGTTCACTGGGATACTATGGGGTGTTTTCCTTACTGCTAGTGCTATATACAATGTCATTTTTATATGGCTTGTTCAGACTGGAAGATGTAGTAAATCCTGAGGAGGCGAGGTACGTTGCTCCCGAAAAGAAGCAAGAATGGAATGTTTTGAAGGACGTGTTTCAACTTGTGGGGAACACTGTGATGGTGGCTGTGAAACCTCGTGCGTTTGCAGGGAGGACTCAGATATTCTGTGTGTTACTATTGTACCTGCTTATGGTTGGACCTCTTTATGGTAAGTGTTtcgttgaataattttatttctacattTTCAAAGagcattttctttttcttgaCAAGTGAGCTGGTTTGACATCACCtaagaattatttataaaaattactgaATACTTAAAGTTCGTTTATAAacgtattgttaaaaaaatactaaagacTGCTGTTGCCACAATGAGACGTCGAAAGTGGGTCATTAACTCATTACTCCGTCTGGATTTGTTCTTGGCTCTCAGTTAATAAATTTTCGTTAAGAGTTGAGTGTGTATATTCATGGCCGATGTGGGCCCTTTTGCAATTCGTTTATTTAAAACGGAACAGAAAAAAtatggtaataatatttattcgaTATTGCGGTACAATACCTGACATGTTACTTGTTTATAAAACCTTTATGctaaatcaaaattttataaaaaaaaggtaaataaaaatttaaaaaatatttttaaaactccaGATACCTAAACGATGTTACTCAATTAGGTactcaataaaaaacaattgaaatataaaaagtaaaaaaaaaacaaagcgcAATTCCAAAAAGTCCAGACATTAAATTCGACATTTAAAAATCGCCTTGCAGAAATACCTCAactgtattaaaaaataaaagtactcaTGCTGGCCATTAAGAACTAcaggtaatattataaaggttcAATTCAATCGAACATTGTCTATACGTACAGTGCGACCCGTTTCACTAGCCTAGTATCTAGAAGGTAAGCCGGTAATAACTGGCCATCCTTGACTCCCATTGCTTTCCTGTTAACTTACTTTAAcgttgaaaaaaaactaaagaacctcttaatatttttttatgtattggaATCCGTGATAAGCCTGTAGGTGCTTGAATTATGTAAGTGATATGGCTTGTATTAacgttttaaatttttgttgattgagaatattttaaattcgtGTTACAAGCAGGtttttgtatttacataatttacttgtctgttttttgtaattttttttattaacattaaacaTTTAGGAATAAACAAGTCATTGACTTCGTATCCTTGATTTTTTTGCACTTTATACAAATACGAATTATAAATTGACACTAAACCAGTTTTGTTTAAGTCCTGTTAGTATTTAGTCATAATAgttgtagttattataatataaaaaaaaaaaacaatttcggctatataatattcttttttttatgtataatatttagtttacttttattttaaaaactatcctagtaaaacaaacaactaaaaagcgccaaaaaataaatattctttaaattaACAAATGGTCAGTTGCAATCAGTTGCAGTTGTTACTGCAACAGTTATGTATCTCGAATAGTAAAGAGTCTATTTTATTATCAcgacatttaatttttatctcgGGTTTTTCAAgtctaaagttaaaaaaaaatactcctttttatttcgtggcTAAATCGTTGCAATTTCATTATGTGGGACTTGCATACACTGATGTACTGAAAACAAAGGTAGGGgaaaaattcaaaacaataaaCCGGTTGTACGGTCACCAACAAAGTTACagcaaaaaaaacagttacccTTTTATTACCTACTCATTTAAAATGTACCAATGTTTAACTAAACGAACGATTCGGTTTCACGACTTCCGTTTATGACCACACTGCGCTGATTAATTGAGAATcgttaaaaaatattggtcAAGTGCAAGTTGGACTTCGCAATGAGGGCTCCGTATCCATTTAAGAGTAAACTACTTTGTAGGTAGCAAGAAAGTGTCCGACATATCCCACATTTGTTTTCCAGAAACTATTAAACTGATGTACAGTTGCAGCAGTATTTAAAtgagtgtttatttttttgcgttTAGTAACattagtgtttttatttaatatatgcttTCTCTTTAGCTAAACTTTTTGATTAAATGATGAttgaaaaaggttttaaaacaacgtaaatgtaatttaaacctacctacctacattaaaattacgaggaaaagtaataaattttcaattttcgaATTCGATCGAGGACCCCTAAAAATCACGAAAAACACGCCCACTTTCACTTATTTTTTAACGGGAACAAGTATGTTGTGTAACAAAAGCAGAAGATTGacgaatgaataaataaaatctctCAAATGTCAGACCGTCTGAAGAGTTACATAATCAATTTGTacataataaattgaattattaaaaaacataaataaaaaaccgcTTTCAATAACGAACGTATATGTCATCTCGTAACgtgttttcaatataaaaatacgaGGTTTTTAACTAAATGCTCTTTTTATCTCGAACGTTAAACACAAACTAatgatgaaggaaaacattgtaAGGAcagctgaataaataaaaaggttcaAGTCGACAATCCGCTGACTTGCAAACTGACAAGCAAGGTTCGAAGGAAACTCTTTGATTACTTCTTGAATGacaaattataatgttaatcGTTCTTTCTTTTGTTCCtactttttttcaaattaattttggcTGTCAAGGTACCTATGTTTTTAGTTCGATAGAGTACTTAGATCCTTATCTTTCCTTCCGCAGATCGATTTCATTAGAATGCGTTAATCGGTCCTTTTGGGAACCACTCAGCTGGATAGATAGACAGGCAGAATAGATCATAATCTCAGTCCTCAAAACATCAAACGTAACGAATACTATAAAGTAAAACCAGGGAAACGTACCCCCatcatgttccgtcgtaggccttttatgtaccagagccgcgataactctttcgaaaaatcccgcagcgGTGACGTACTCATTATTTACCTGCACTTCGATAGTTTGATTCATGTGTCCTAGATGACAAACTGCAATACGCGCAAAAACCCTTCGTGCGTCACTAAAGACAATTTTCTGATTCTATTATCACGCACCACTAAAACCaagtggtactcagctacatccggttagactggaagccgaccccaacatagttggcaaaaaggctcggaggatgatgatgattaaaaccAAGTGGTGTGGTAAATTCCCTGGAACATTGCCTGATATCATTGTCCTGGGTTTGGATTATCAACTGTACTCTTTtttgagaaatcatcaaatgacccctcccgctgtgggtgcagcatgagggagtatcagactctaacagactgaaacccaccatgttcctaagccctttatgtaccagagccccggtaactctttcgatccCGCAGCATATCAACTGTACCTAATATTGACGTGTGACATTACTATTATTCGCAATAGGTGTCTGCCCGTGAGAAGTAGGGGAGTCGAGTTAAAATTTCCGCCACGTGCATGTAACAGAACCTCATTTGTGAAACAAAGTGCGTTCGGCCTTGACCGATACGAGACAATAATTCCTCTCTGTTACAGAGACATGACAAGACTAATTCAGACCCTAAAGTCATAGTACTAGGACTCaaccatcgatatatatgtactaagTAGCACTCTAAGATTCAAAGTTCCAAGTCGTATGAAGAGCAACTTTTCAACGCATGATAAGTAATGACCGACTTTTGTAAATCGGAATGCAATACTCCTAAACGAGAAGCGAAAAAAatgaaagtttaaaataaattccattTTTGTTATAAACTCGTTTTCTGTACcttccaaataaaattaaaagtcttCTTGTGGCCAGCACTCACCTTGGACGTGGTGCATTTATACATAATACTACAATAGTTCTTGTTAATTTTTTCGTATATCTAGCAAAATAATAATGCTGGctgataagaaaatattaaaactgccCAGTTTGGAATTCGTCAAAACTAACAAAATCTTTTAGCCCGAATTTACTTAATATGAAATCTTTGTGGGTGTTTGTCGAATTAAATCATAGAAATCGTAAAACCTAagcgtacaaaatattttatttttacgagaGCTGCAgttcagaaaataaaatactatatttctTGCTCCCCACATACATGATAATTGTCATATTTACCACCACTATCTGCGGTGGAATCTAAAATTGCACAAGAATCGCACCTGCGGAATAAAGATTAAGATACCAATAATTCGAAATATTTCTGAACAACTC encodes:
- the LOC124638381 gene encoding uncharacterized protein LOC124638381; the protein is MITSTENISSVNELTRSNIRLTGAPPRTSWKEQSKKILKYVKNIFRETTVEPCLFIYMLCTAISSLAVMNMHLDKACRVNFDYGSDICDRISRRNTTGLDEEDKEIQSLVAAVVAWKFPLQTAIPAVMVLFVGAWSDKYKKRKICILFPFIGEIICNIGLLFATYFFKELSLTATALIEALPAAFTGGYIIIFMGMFSFMTDRTTIENRTFRLGLVTICVTAGTPTGTALSGILLRSLGYYGVFSLLLVLYTMSFLYGLFRLEDVVNPEEARYVAPEKKQEWNVLKDVFQLVGNTVMVAVKPRAFAGRTQIFCVLLLYLLMVGPLYGDSQVAYLYVIRKFGFTEVEYSVYGTINIVLGLFGTVFCISVLSKRLKVQDSAIGVLAGVSRIASCFMFAFAPTRPWYYSAPLLNIFSHTGLTAVRSLITKSVPTEEVAKLSALVGVMEAVAPSIYMPATSHIYMMTIDSFPGAFYMFDAALTVVALGLFGFIYVLVRKRIRATVTDPSKKEEFARSNEVSRF